One genomic segment of Mesoterricola silvestris includes these proteins:
- a CDS encoding CHAD domain-containing protein — translation MHALELSILLHRALEARVEHLAGLLADPAWPSDPERLHQVRVGSRRVRAVLDLVRPELYPGFRRQGRKLRALTRALGLTRELDVHSAWLERLAVPGLATGSAREHALEVLDARRARARRAMARNLEGNPCRHLSDLLEVPSLPDPFVPGNLAQEVWDALDPMLEAAFSPLPGLLGREDPPALHAARIRAKRLRYTLEILAAAFPAPPVEGLRQLRELQTALGEHHDLAMLEGFLQELQEGLAARARAKLASGTLELLAYAGEARLGAFERFRAAAAAMPEEAFRASLREGLGLPGEGKP, via the coding sequence ATGCACGCCCTGGAACTCAGCATCCTCCTGCACCGCGCCCTGGAGGCGCGGGTGGAGCACCTCGCCGGGCTCCTGGCGGACCCCGCGTGGCCCTCGGACCCGGAGCGCCTCCACCAGGTGCGGGTCGGCTCCCGGCGGGTGCGGGCCGTGCTGGACCTGGTGCGCCCGGAGCTGTACCCGGGCTTCCGGCGCCAGGGCCGCAAGCTGCGCGCCCTCACCCGGGCCCTGGGGCTGACCCGCGAGCTGGACGTGCACAGCGCCTGGCTGGAGCGCCTCGCGGTGCCGGGCCTTGCCACGGGGTCGGCCCGGGAGCATGCCCTGGAGGTCCTGGACGCGCGGAGGGCCCGGGCCCGGCGCGCCATGGCCCGGAACCTGGAGGGCAACCCCTGCCGGCACCTCTCCGACCTCCTGGAGGTGCCCAGCCTTCCCGACCCCTTCGTTCCCGGAAACCTTGCGCAGGAGGTGTGGGACGCCCTCGACCCCATGCTTGAGGCGGCGTTCTCGCCCCTGCCGGGCCTCCTGGGCAGGGAGGACCCGCCGGCCCTCCACGCCGCGCGGATCCGGGCCAAGCGCCTGCGCTACACCCTGGAGATCCTGGCCGCGGCCTTCCCCGCGCCCCCCGTGGAGGGCCTCCGGCAGCTCCGGGAGCTCCAGACGGCCCTGGGGGAGCACCACGACCTCGCGATGCTGGAGGGCTTCCTCCAGGAGCTCCAGGAGGGCCTGGCGGCCCGGGCCCGGGCGAAACTCGCCTCCGGGACGCTGGAGCTTCTCGCCTACGCGGGAGAGGCCCGGCTGGGGGCCTTCGAGCGGTTCCGCGCCGCCGCCGCGGCCATGCCGGAGGAAGCGTTCCGGGCCTCCCTGCGGGAAGGCCTGGGCCTGCCGGGGGAGGGGAAACCATGA